AGGGGAGAAAGATGGAATGTAGAGAAACACGTGACTTAATATAATTGTGTTCTGATTTCAGCCTTTTATTAATCTCTAATAGTTATAattctttcttctcattttaaGAGTTGTTCTTAAACCGTGTGaaactttaatattatcatGTCCAGAGCCAAAATGAGAATATCCGAATTCAGCAGAATATGTTGCTTTTGCATTCTTCTGTCCTCTGATGTGCTTGTCAGCTTTCTGAAATGACAATGCATCTTGTTTGGTGCTAAAATTTGAGCATAAAAATTTCTTGTGTGTTGGACTACCATCTATTTTTAGATTAATGTCCTTTCCTCCCATATTATTCTCAATTGACTTCGTGTTACAAACAGACATtattagagaaagaaaaaaatggacaCATACAAGAACACATGCACAATTACCAAGTAATTGCAATGATTTTACTCCTGGGGTGAGTGGTTTATTTTGTCTTATCTTTGGATTAATACTTATTGTATTATGAATTCATTATTCATGTACTATGTGACCTTTTAGGCCAAAAATGCAGTATATTCAGAATCTTGTGCAAGATAACGTGAAAAAGATTATGTCTGAGCAATTACTGCATCCTTCTACATCTTTGAGTCACCATCACCAAAGAGAAAAGGCTGATCATTTGCTTACGAAACCAAGCTTCATAGCTTCCTGCAGTGCCTTTGGTCCTAAggtttgtttatattatttcacATTCAACAAACACTgattatttatctaaaattgtaaaatgttaACTTTGTGATTCATTAGGATTGGCTTCTGTTGTCTCGACATAGAGGAGTCAAGTTTCAAacacttttattatttgataaatttcatgAGTTTCACATAATAACATGTTGCTGCCTGAAACTACATTTGTGTGCAGAAAACTGGTCTTGTTGTTCGAGTGGCTGCTGAGACAACTGAATCAGTATACAAGTTTCTACGACTTCAGCTGGCTCCTATGGAGCCAATGATAGGTGTTCCACCATACAAAACAAGTGTTATATGAAAGATTCATTTTAGCTTTAATTTCAGAGCTACATGTAATATGTTAATACTAGTATAACATTTCTTTCATTCATGTATTGAGAAAacagaattttaatttcatttgaggATCAAACTTCTCTTGCCTTTATGTCATGAAATGCTGGGAAGTTTCTGTTACTCCCTGTAAGACCCATGTATTCACCTTAATAAATAGTAGTATCTTTTCTACAAAATGTATTTgtatagatattaaaataaataaataaataaataaataaaagcaaatgGACAAATGACTTTCGGTGATGATTGAACGAGGAAGTCCAGCCAAATCACCTCTCGGTGATCAAtcatacatatattaaaataataatgattattataaataattaattaaaaaaagggggaaattTATGCCCTATAAATAGCCAATGGATGATCTGCAGAAACCAAGGAAGGAACGAAGGGAAGAaagaaaactttagtttttgTTTAGTTGAGGAGAGTTTTTGGACGGCTATGGAAAAATCTTCAAAATCTTTGACAGAGAAAAATTctgaaaaaaatagataaaggGAACTAACTCTTTTCTTTATGATGATAGATCTCatatatgtatatttgtatattttaagttcacgattttaaatatatgagatATGATcgtattaagttttaaaaatgttagCTATCTATTCATTTGTATGGGTTTTGGTTTTCTTTAactatgtttttcttgttttgtatttttggaGTTAGTAAAATCTTAATCTCATTTGGTTTACCATTagattaagtttaaatttttatatatgatttatatgatatattattcCACTTTCATTGTTCAGACTTTTAATTTAAGATTTGtaattaaagaaatgaatttCACAATCTTAAATAAACCGATCAtactttatttatgttttaaagtgATTTCGGTAAAATCTCAATTCtcacttagtttattattagattaaactgaaatttttatatatgattcaTGAAAGATCTTATTATCTTTTGACCGTTTGGATTTTTAATTAGAGGTTTGTATTTAGAGGAATAAATTTCACATTATTTGAAAACTCAACCTCGTCTTAAATTCTGTTTTTGAGTCATCTAGGTAAAATTAAGATTCCTACTTTATTAACTGTTGGATCGACCTGAAACATTTACAGTAGGTTCTAAATATGTTGTTACTTAGTTTAATCGGTCATATCTTTAATAAGAAGTCAATAATGAGAATAATCATCCCACCTAATattcaaactttttaaattgttagTAATATTTGATCATATTGGGTGAAATTTTGAGtatttgtatttattgattAGTATGTATAGTTGTATCAttgattttaacattattatatgTTGAGTTACGAGCATGAATTTGGATCAAATATGGATTTCATGATGAATGGGTTGATGAATATGATTATGATATGAGGTTGGACAAGGGTCTCACGAAGAGACTATGTGGCTATAATTAATTAGTGTACATGTTAATGTTGGGAGTCTTGATGTGGGGGTTATCTTGATGCTCTAATAATCATTCAATCTTAAGTAGAGAAGGACAAGTTATATGGTGAGAGtggtaggaggtcctagtctatgtGCTAGTTTTGAACATAAATGTTAACGACCTAAGCTTGTGGATGACATGGTGTATTGTATTGGAAGTGTATTTGTAAAGAGCAATGGAGGCCACCACAAATGCACAACTTCCCGTGATTTCGCATAAACGTTTTATCCGGATGGTTGATTATGGTATGATTATTGCATGATGAGATGAGTCTGTCTAGTATGATGGAATGATCAAGTTTAGTATGattattgtatgattgtatgaatgAGTCTAGCATGATTATTGcatgataatataattattgatatgtgtaaatatttatgaatattttatgaatgatcTTGTGTATGTTAGCTCACCCttatatgtttgtgtttgtgttggtATTTTTGTTTGTGCGATGATGGTATAACGTGTTTGTTATACAGGAGTAAATGAGAGAGTAACATCTGATCTAGTGCAAGTGAAGAGAGAAGCAAAGGAATAGTGGAGAAGAATTCTAGTCATTTTATGagtgttttatttaaaatttaaaatatgtatattccATGTTAACTCCCTTCTATTTTCTTATGGATAACTGTAATAATGACACAATATGTTATCTATGAAATATTAAGTGTGGGATAAATGAGATGTTACATTAGTGGTATTAGAGCGGTTCATCCTTAGGATGACCTGAGGGTTGTGGGTTTGTTATACTTGaagttgagagaaaatgaaaagtcttatattttttatgttgaagtATAATGTCTTATAGGGACTCAAGATATCTAGAACCTCTAGCTCAATCAATTGCCACAAAACTGCACATAACTGAAAGTCTAATTTCTGCCACTGGGATTTTTCTTCATCTGGGACCATAGAAATCTCTTGTTCAAGGTGATTATGGTGTCCTTGACTAAGAAACCACAATTCCACAACAAAGGaccatgataaataatttttccaattcATTTTTGCAGATGTAATGATAGAGGTAATAGATAAAGAGGAATTACTTCAAGTAAAAGAAGCCATTTTAAAACTGTGAGAAGAAATGAGACTTAGGGTTTCAAAAACGTGAGGGAGAAAACCCTAGGTATGAGCCCAAGCCAACGAAACGGAGAAACAGGAACCAAAACACACTCAAGAAGCCCCGACAAGACTATTTGTAGTGACGCGGTGTAACTTCGGCATCGTGAAGGCGACGCGTGCAGAACATGCGATCGAGACTAGCCAAAAAGAAGCGGCGCATGGCAGCTGGTGCGGAGGCTTCGGAGGACAGGACCACCAGGGTTGGGTTGCGCTTCTCAAGGCATACATAACCCTTGACTTCGCCGAAGAAAGCAACGTTGGGCGACAATGGTGGCGGACTGGCCGAAAAGAAGTGGCGCGTGGTGTCTAGTGCAGAGGCTTCGGAGGACGGGACCACTAGGGTTGGGTTGTGCTTCTCAAGGCACACCTAACCCTTGACTTCGCCGGAGAACGCAATGTTGGGTGGCGGCGGCGgcagacaacaacaacaacgacGACGGATAGCGGAGTGAACGACGAAAATGACAAAGAGACGATGCCGTCGACGATAGATGAAGAAGACAAGGGTCTGGCTCTGGATACCAACTGGaagttgagagaaaatgaaaagtcttatatttttttaggtttaatacattatttggtcccttcttttgggggttttgttcaaaatgatcccacctttggaaaaagttcactaaggtcccatatttcattaaaaaatgttcaatgtGGTCCTTTTGACAGACGACGTTAAATTATTAACGGTGCAGATGCTAACGTGGCAAACTTTTAGTGAGCTGTTTAAAAGTTATCTTACGTGGCATCTCCACCACCGCAACAACTCCTTCTTCGATCTTCACTTGCCACAACCTCTGCGTCAACGCCGGCAGCATCTCCTCCAATCGCTGTCAGCACCAGCCTTCGCCCAAGCCGCAGTCTCTATCACACTCAGCAGCCACCATGAGCGTCTCTGTGGGAACCTTAAATCTAtgcatttaatttcaaatatagcCACAGTCCACACATACATTCAGAAACAGTAACAATGTATTATGTATAGTGACTCACATTATTTCCTTGGGACTCCACAGAATAGCATAGTGATGAAAATCTTTGGTAGGATCAAACCAGAGATGGAACTTCATCTCTCTGCCTATAATTCTCCCATCTCCACTCCCTCTTATATAAACATTCGTCTGCAAAGTGTAAGGCTTTCCAAATGTTGTCCTAAGAAACTCGATGTCCACTTCATCATGGAAATCAGGATGTGCTTCTTTAATAGTTGGATATCATATCATTGATTCAATTATACCATGCATTTTTCACAGCTTTAGGTTAGTGTAACTTTCTTTTTTCCCACAGGAACTACTTTTTCACACCTCATCTATTTATGACACAAAATCTGTAAGCTAGGTTGGAAAGCTTGAAATAGGTGATGGGATCCAGAAGGGGTAGATGGATGTGCCTTAAATGTGGCTCTTTATTTTGTGTTGCATGGCTTTCACATTCAAACTAGAACCTAGGCTTGTGTCTGTAGGCTTTAAATAGGGACAAGTACTAACCATACCGAATTTAACTTCAATTGCCCTCANATGTTTTTTTTTTNGGTACACTCACTGCTCTGCTANTAACTCAGAATTTGTTAACTATGCCATTATAAATCCAAATATACAGATAAGTAGACTGAGAGGAAGATCATGTTGTATGAGTGAATTTAGATAATCAAAACAAAAGTGACCATGTTAAAGAAATCTGTGGTGAGCCAATAATTTGACATTGAATTTTGTCTGCTAATGGAAGCAGAAGGTTCGAACCTCTTTTCGAATTGATCTTGTGAATCAGTGCCCCATGAATCCAACTACAATTTAAGTATGAGGTGTTGAAGTACATGAACTTGAGGCATGCATGGTTCCCTTGAAAAAACCCACAAAATCACAAAACACGGAGGTACTATTATTGAGCAAAAGTCTTGTTATACACATGACTTCAAGAATTGgtagaaataataataaccccacaaaatatatttgaaagtaACAGCAGGTAGTGCAGTCTCAAGCAAGCAAATAATTAATGTGCTGCATAATGGGGACTTGTGCTTccacaattttcaatttttaaagcCCAAATCACACCAATGGCCAAAGCACAATACCATCTTTTCCTCTATCTGCTAATTCTCGTCATCGCCATCGAACACCCCAATTCCCGTTTCCTCTTTgaaccatcatcatcatcttctttgttAACCACAGTAGCGGAATGATACTAGCCACCGAGACTGCCTCCGTTCAACTCCACCATCGTGCCACCGACGACACAGAGCCAAGAAGTCACTTTCACAATAGCAAAGAACGCAAAAATGGAGTTATCAAATTGGGGttaggggtttttttttttaaatttaacctatttttaattatttcagaCTACCACGTAAGCTTTGTTTCAAACAGTTCACTAATGTTCTGCCACGTTAGCATTGCACCGTTACAATTTTAACGCCGTCTGCCAAAAGGACGacattgaacaatttttaatgaaatataagaCCTTAGTGAtctttttcaaaaggtgggatcattttgaaccaaaaccccaaaaaaaaggaccaaatgatgtattaaacctattttttattaagaaaatctGATACAACTTACTAATGTATTTATAGAAGACAGTAGTTATGAAAGATAAAAGGGTGGGAAGCCCCTAACAAAAccctaacataaatattaataataaaataaagacattatACTTCAACAATAGTATTAATGATAGTTCAATGTGTGAACAGAGTAATGACACCTAGATCACCAATCCCTTCAACCTCTGACATGACTAGCTTGACAAGGGCTTTAGAATCCATTGCATCGGCTCTTCAACAGTAGGTGCTGCATTAATCCAACAACACAAGATAGTTCTACAAGAATTGAAAGTGGCTACACCATTGCCTCTTCAGGCTACacccagaaaagaaaaaaaacaaaactaaacagATTTCCCCAATCTAATTATAAATCTTTTCCACTAAAGCAAAGTTCCAGCAACCTTCACCAAAGCCAAGCCGAGTTTTCACAATCTACACCATCCTCATTGCCTCTAGAAACCATACACGGTCCTaggcaaaagaagaaaacagagaACACCATAGAATGAAACCAATAGATACCAGTGCTCCC
This genomic interval from Vigna radiata var. radiata cultivar VC1973A chromosome 8, Vradiata_ver6, whole genome shotgun sequence contains the following:
- the LOC106769766 gene encoding urease accessory protein D isoform X2, yielding MRNDEGSREGEMGSVVVEKVGGRSSATTCFSRYPLKFFIPKKVGSSKTDAVWVYAVNYGGGIVSGDHISCKFCVGDSCTMVLTTQGSTKVYKSVGSKCSQQILETLLEKEKNGHIQEHMHNYQVIAMILLLGPKMQYIQNLVQDNVKKIMSEQLLHPSTSLSHHHQREKADHLLTKPSFIASCSAFGPKKTGLVVRVAAETTESVYKFLRLQLAPMEPMIGVPPYKTSVI